From the genome of Flavobacterium ovatum, one region includes:
- the obgE gene encoding GTPase ObgE has product MTEGNFVDYVKIFVSSGKGGKGSTHLHREKFIEKGGPDGGDGGRGGHVFLVGNKSLWTLFHLKFARHIKAGHGGDGGGDRSTGADGDDKFIEVPLGTVVKDKETGEILFEITDDGEKQVLSRGGKGGLGNWHFRSSTNQTPRYSQPGLPGVEMDVILELKVLADVGLVGFPNAGKSTLLSVLTSAKPKIADYPFTTLKPNLGIVAYRDFQSFVIADIPGIIEGAAEGKGLGHYFLRHIERNSTLLFLVPVDTPDIKGEYDILVNELTKYNPEMLDKERLLVISKCDMLDDELKAELKVELDVAFKDVPYMFISSVAQQGLTELKDKLWKMLNE; this is encoded by the coding sequence ATGACAGAAGGAAATTTTGTAGATTACGTAAAAATATTTGTTTCATCTGGTAAAGGTGGAAAAGGATCTACACACTTACATAGAGAAAAATTTATTGAAAAAGGTGGTCCAGATGGTGGTGATGGTGGACGTGGTGGTCACGTTTTCTTGGTAGGGAACAAAAGTTTATGGACTTTATTCCACCTTAAATTTGCACGTCATATAAAAGCTGGTCACGGTGGTGATGGTGGAGGTGATCGTAGTACGGGAGCTGATGGTGATGATAAATTTATCGAAGTGCCATTAGGAACGGTTGTAAAAGACAAAGAAACAGGAGAGATCCTTTTTGAAATTACAGATGACGGTGAAAAACAAGTACTATCTCGTGGTGGTAAAGGTGGATTAGGAAACTGGCATTTTAGAAGTTCAACCAATCAAACACCTAGATATTCACAACCAGGTTTGCCGGGAGTAGAAATGGATGTAATTTTGGAACTGAAAGTTCTTGCCGATGTTGGTTTAGTGGGTTTTCCAAATGCGGGTAAATCGACTTTGCTGTCTGTTTTAACTTCTGCAAAACCAAAAATTGCCGATTATCCTTTTACAACTTTAAAACCAAACTTAGGAATTGTAGCTTATAGAGATTTCCAATCTTTTGTAATTGCAGATATTCCTGGAATTATTGAAGGTGCAGCCGAAGGAAAAGGTTTAGGACATTACTTCTTGCGTCATATTGAACGTAATTCTACACTATTATTTTTAGTTCCTGTAGATACGCCAGACATCAAAGGAGAATATGATATTTTAGTTAATGAGTTGACTAAATACAATCCTGAAATGCTTGACAAAGAGCGTCTGTTAGTGATTTCTAAATGTGATATGCTAGATGATGAACTTAAAGCAGAACTTAAAGTAGAATTAGACGTAGCGTTTAAAGACGTTCCTTATATGTTCATCTCTTCAGTAGCCCAACAAGGTTTGACCGAGTTGAAAGACAAGCTTTGGAAGATGTTGAATGAATAA
- a CDS encoding hemolysin family protein has translation MEILIIFFLILLNGIFSMSEIALISARKTRLESSAKKGNQSAKIALKLANSPNEFLSTVQIGITLIGILTGIYSGDKITTDVQVFVSTFEILEPYAHSVAVGIVVVILTFFSLVLGELLPKRIGLNHPESIAKAVAMPMKMVSIVTAPFIWLLTNSTEFLLNVLQIKPSADGRVTEEEIKAIIKEGTEGGEVQEIEQDIVERVFHIGDRKVNSLMTHRKSVVLLPAKSNKFEVRTSVIEELHSIYPVFGENYDDIVGVVELKNIFATIDDEDFSLQNIMNDAHYMMEYTSAYKALEKFKKSSIRYALVSDEYGVFQGIITLNDILEALVGDASDFHKEEFQLVENPDGSWLVDGHYSLHDFLTYFELDELINDYEVTTLSGLIMTELTHIPKEGEILIWQKMELTVIDMDGAKIDKVMVRNITH, from the coding sequence ATGGAAATACTCATCATATTTTTTCTGATACTGCTTAATGGAATTTTCTCCATGTCCGAAATTGCATTGATTTCAGCTAGAAAAACCCGATTAGAATCATCAGCCAAAAAAGGAAATCAAAGTGCTAAAATTGCTTTGAAACTAGCTAATTCTCCCAATGAATTTTTGTCTACAGTCCAAATCGGAATTACCTTAATTGGTATTTTGACGGGTATTTATAGTGGCGATAAAATCACTACAGATGTTCAAGTTTTTGTAAGCACTTTTGAAATCTTAGAACCCTATGCGCATTCGGTTGCTGTTGGAATTGTAGTGGTAATATTGACTTTTTTCTCTTTAGTATTAGGAGAGTTGTTACCTAAGAGAATTGGTCTTAATCACCCGGAATCAATTGCCAAAGCTGTGGCAATGCCTATGAAAATGGTTTCCATTGTTACAGCACCTTTTATTTGGTTATTGACAAATTCGACGGAGTTTTTATTGAATGTATTGCAGATTAAACCCTCCGCTGACGGTAGAGTAACTGAAGAAGAAATAAAAGCCATCATCAAAGAAGGTACGGAAGGTGGTGAAGTGCAAGAAATTGAACAAGACATTGTAGAGCGTGTTTTTCATATTGGCGATAGAAAAGTGAATTCGTTAATGACGCATCGTAAATCGGTTGTGTTGTTGCCTGCGAAGTCTAACAAATTTGAAGTAAGAACTAGTGTTATAGAAGAATTACATTCTATTTACCCTGTTTTTGGAGAAAATTACGATGATATTGTTGGAGTTGTCGAGTTGAAGAATATTTTTGCAACGATTGATGATGAAGATTTTAGTTTGCAAAATATTATGAACGATGCACATTATATGATGGAGTACACCTCTGCCTACAAAGCGCTCGAAAAATTTAAAAAATCGAGTATTCGTTACGCTTTAGTGTCTGATGAATATGGTGTTTTTCAAGGTATAATTACGTTGAATGATATTTTAGAAGCTTTGGTTGGTGACGCATCCGATTTTCATAAAGAAGAATTTCAATTGGTTGAAAACCCAGACGGAAGCTGGCTTGTGGATGGACATTATTCCTTACATGATTTTCTAACGTATTTTGAGCTAGATGAATTAATAAATGATTACGAAGTCACCACATTAAGTGGATTAATCATGACTGAGTTGACACACATACCCAAAGAAGGAGAAATCCTGATTTGGCAAAAAATGGAATTAACAGTCATCGATATGGATGGCGCAAAGATTGATAAGGTAATGGTGAGAAACATTACTCATTAA
- a CDS encoding adenylate kinase, whose amino-acid sequence MINIVLFGKPGAGKGTQAEFLKEKYNLTHLSTGDIFRFNMKNDTDLGKLAKSYIEQGGLVPDEVTIKMLEDEVNKNPQSSGFLFDGFPRTIAQADALDAFLQTKSWSITATVALEADDNILVARLLERGKTSGRADDQDEEKIRNRYDEYNEKTAPLIGYYKEQNKFQSVNGIGTIEEITQRLTQIIDNL is encoded by the coding sequence ATGATTAACATTGTTTTATTTGGGAAACCAGGAGCTGGAAAAGGAACTCAAGCCGAATTCTTAAAAGAAAAGTACAATTTGACACACCTTTCTACAGGAGATATTTTTCGTTTCAATATGAAAAATGACACCGATTTAGGGAAATTGGCAAAATCATACATCGAACAAGGTGGACTGGTTCCTGACGAAGTGACCATCAAAATGCTAGAAGATGAGGTGAATAAAAACCCACAATCATCAGGATTTTTGTTTGACGGATTTCCTAGAACTATCGCTCAAGCCGATGCTCTTGACGCTTTCTTGCAAACCAAAAGCTGGAGCATTACTGCAACGGTAGCCTTGGAAGCAGATGACAATATCCTTGTCGCTCGTCTATTAGAAAGAGGGAAAACTTCAGGAAGAGCTGACGATCAGGACGAAGAGAAAATCCGTAATCGTTACGACGAATACAATGAGAAAACAGCGCCGCTTATTGGTTATTACAAAGAACAAAACAAGTTTCAGTCCGTAAACGGAATTGGAACTATCGAAGAAATTACACAAAGGTTAACCCAAATTATTGATAATTTGTAA
- the hpt gene encoding hypoxanthine phosphoribosyltransferase translates to MIQLHDKTFVPFISAQEIDFAIAQIAAMVENDFVGEIPVFIGVLNGSFMVVSDFMKHYRGACELSFVKMASYEGTSSSNEVKQLIGINQNLEGRSVVLIEDIIDTGNTLVELKAMLKAQNVKHFKIATLFLKPEAYKQDIKIDYIGIRIPNKFIVGFGLDYNELGRNLPEVYQLNE, encoded by the coding sequence ATGATACAGCTACACGACAAAACCTTTGTGCCTTTTATTTCTGCTCAAGAAATAGATTTTGCAATCGCACAAATTGCAGCAATGGTTGAGAATGATTTCGTGGGCGAAATACCCGTTTTTATCGGTGTTCTCAACGGCTCGTTTATGGTCGTTTCCGATTTTATGAAACATTATCGAGGCGCTTGTGAATTGAGTTTTGTGAAAATGGCTTCGTATGAAGGCACTTCTTCAAGCAATGAGGTTAAACAACTTATTGGGATCAATCAAAATCTAGAAGGAAGAAGCGTCGTACTTATCGAGGATATTATCGATACGGGCAACACTTTGGTGGAGTTAAAAGCGATGCTTAAAGCACAAAACGTTAAGCATTTCAAGATTGCCACGCTTTTCTTAAAACCAGAAGCATACAAGCAAGATATAAAAATTGATTACATAGGCATCCGAATTCCAAACAAATTCATAGTAGGATTTGGACTCGATTACAACGAGTTGGGACGCAATTTGCCTGAAGTATATCAGTTAAACGAATAG
- a CDS encoding 5-(carboxyamino)imidazole ribonucleotide synthase — MNYFSSDFKLGILGGGQLGKMLLFDTRKFDIQTYVLDPSEDAPSKVACNQFFQGDLMDFETVYNFGKKVDVLTFEIELVNLEALEKLEAEGLPVYPSPKTLRLIQNKGIQKDFYVQKNIPSAPYTRFADLKALQHAVEMEEILIPFVWKCTEFGYDGNGVKVIRATSDFENMPNVECIAEEMIPFKNELAVIVCRNPSGEIKTYPVVEMEFHPEANQVEYVICPARIDDAVAEKARAIALNVSEQFNHVGLLAVEMFQTEDDEILINEVAPRPHNSGHYSIEASYTSQFENHLRAVLDLPLGNTESKVAGIMVNLVGEEGHSGNVVYENIETILGWNGVTPHIYGKKQTRPFRKMGHVTIVNSDIKEARRIAEDVKNTLRVISAQ, encoded by the coding sequence ATGAATTATTTTTCTTCTGATTTTAAACTAGGAATTCTAGGCGGCGGACAGCTTGGAAAAATGTTATTATTTGACACTCGTAAGTTTGACATTCAAACCTATGTTCTAGACCCAAGCGAAGATGCACCTAGCAAGGTAGCTTGTAATCAATTCTTTCAAGGGGATTTGATGGATTTTGAAACCGTTTACAATTTTGGAAAAAAAGTTGATGTATTGACTTTCGAAATTGAATTGGTAAACCTTGAAGCGCTAGAAAAACTAGAAGCCGAAGGATTGCCTGTTTACCCTTCGCCAAAAACTTTGCGTTTGATTCAGAACAAAGGAATTCAGAAAGATTTTTATGTTCAAAAAAATATTCCATCAGCGCCTTACACTCGCTTTGCCGATTTGAAAGCCTTGCAACATGCGGTGGAAATGGAAGAAATATTGATTCCTTTTGTATGGAAATGTACCGAATTTGGGTATGACGGAAATGGTGTGAAAGTCATTCGCGCTACCTCGGACTTTGAAAACATGCCGAATGTAGAATGTATTGCCGAAGAAATGATTCCGTTCAAAAACGAATTGGCGGTGATTGTTTGTCGCAATCCATCAGGCGAAATCAAAACGTATCCTGTGGTAGAAATGGAATTTCATCCTGAAGCCAACCAAGTCGAATATGTGATTTGCCCGGCTCGTATTGATGATGCTGTAGCTGAAAAAGCCAGAGCGATTGCCTTGAATGTTTCTGAACAGTTTAACCACGTTGGTTTACTAGCGGTAGAAATGTTCCAAACGGAAGACGATGAAATCCTGATCAACGAAGTAGCTCCTCGCCCACACAACTCTGGACATTACTCAATCGAAGCGAGTTATACTTCGCAATTTGAAAATCATTTGCGTGCGGTACTTGACTTACCACTAGGAAATACCGAAAGCAAGGTAGCCGGAATCATGGTTAACTTAGTTGGTGAAGAAGGTCATTCTGGAAATGTGGTTTATGAAAATATAGAAACAATCTTAGGTTGGAACGGTGTGACGCCACATATTTATGGTAAAAAACAAACCCGTCCCTTTAGAAAAATGGGTCACGTTACGATTGTGAACTCTGATATCAAAGAAGCTAGAAGAATTGCTGAAGATGTGAAGAATACTTTGAGAGTGATTAGTGCTCAGTAA
- the purE gene encoding 5-(carboxyamino)imidazole ribonucleotide mutase, protein MKVAVIMGSISDMPVMQDAIDILKSFNIEVEVDIVSAHRTPEKLFDFSQNAHTRGIAVIVAGAGGAAHLPGMVASMSPLPVIGVPVKSSNSIDGWDSVLSILQMPGGVPVATVALNGAKNAGILAAQIIGSSNKEVLDRIIAYKLELKEAVIKASASLK, encoded by the coding sequence ATGAAAGTAGCCGTAATCATGGGAAGCATCTCTGACATGCCTGTTATGCAAGATGCCATCGATATATTAAAATCATTCAACATTGAAGTAGAAGTAGATATTGTATCTGCTCACAGAACACCTGAAAAATTATTCGATTTCAGCCAAAACGCTCATACACGTGGGATAGCTGTAATTGTAGCAGGAGCAGGTGGTGCAGCTCATTTACCAGGAATGGTGGCGTCTATGTCTCCGCTACCTGTCATTGGAGTACCTGTAAAATCAAGTAACTCTATTGACGGATGGGATTCTGTTTTGTCTATTTTACAAATGCCAGGTGGAGTTCCAGTTGCAACGGTAGCTTTGAACGGAGCTAAAAACGCTGGAATCTTAGCCGCTCAAATTATTGGTAGCAGTAATAAAGAGGTTCTTGACCGTATTATTGCGTATAAATTAGAATTGAAAGAAGCCGTGATTAAGGCTTCGGCTAGTTTGAAGTAA
- a CDS encoding M3 family metallopeptidase, with protein MNILTKYFKTKHNTAPFSQIKNEDYLPAIQEGIALAKAEIDAIANNPEAPTFENTIVAMDYSGDILDRASSIFFNLNSAETNDEMQKIAQEASPLLSDFGNDITLNPVLFARVKAVYDSRESLELTPEQATLLDKKYKGFSRNGANLPEDKKDQLRAIDKELSKLSLQFGENILAETNAFEMHLTDENHLAGLPEGTIEAARSLAKAQEKEGWIFTLDHPSYVPFMTYADNRDLRKKLAIAFGARGFQNNEFDNQEIVLKIAKLRFDRAQLLGYATHAHFVLEERMAQSPEKVLSFSNDLLAKAKPAALKEFEELTAFAKKLDGIEQLEKWDGGYYAEKLKQQLFNLDDEKLKPYFQLEKVLNGAFTIADKLYGLTFTEIFDIDKYHPEVMTYEVTDEKKDLVAIFYADFFPRKGKRNGAWMTSFKSQYVKDGVNERPHVSNVCNFTKPTETKPSLLTFNEVTTLFHEFGHGLHGMLANTIYPSLSGTSVFWDFVELPSQVMENWCYAPEALALFATHYQTGEVIPQEFVEKIKESASFHEGLATMRQLSFGLLDMGWHGQDPSGITSIKAFETQQFESTRLYPEVAENAMSTAFSHIFQGGYSSGYYSYKWAEVLDADAFEFFQEKGIFNREVATKFKDNVLSKGGTEPPMELYKRFRGQEPKPDALLKRAGLI; from the coding sequence ATGAACATTTTAACGAAATACTTCAAAACCAAACACAATACTGCGCCTTTTTCGCAAATCAAAAACGAAGATTACTTACCTGCTATTCAGGAAGGAATTGCTTTAGCAAAAGCTGAAATTGATGCCATTGCAAATAATCCTGAAGCACCAACTTTTGAAAACACCATTGTCGCAATGGATTATTCTGGCGATATTTTGGATAGAGCATCGAGCATTTTCTTCAACTTAAATTCGGCTGAGACGAATGACGAAATGCAAAAAATAGCTCAAGAAGCTTCACCTCTTTTGTCTGATTTTGGAAATGACATCACGCTGAATCCTGTTTTGTTTGCTCGTGTAAAAGCGGTTTACGATTCGAGAGAATCATTAGAACTTACACCAGAGCAAGCCACTTTATTGGACAAAAAATACAAAGGTTTTTCTCGAAATGGTGCTAATTTACCTGAAGATAAAAAAGACCAATTGCGTGCTATTGATAAAGAATTATCGAAATTAAGTTTGCAATTTGGCGAAAATATTTTGGCTGAAACGAATGCTTTCGAAATGCATTTGACAGATGAAAACCACTTAGCAGGTTTACCAGAAGGAACTATCGAAGCCGCTCGTTCTTTGGCGAAAGCCCAAGAAAAAGAAGGTTGGATTTTCACATTAGATCATCCAAGCTACGTACCTTTCATGACCTATGCTGATAATCGGGATTTGCGTAAAAAACTAGCGATTGCTTTTGGAGCAAGAGGTTTTCAAAATAACGAATTCGATAATCAAGAAATCGTTTTGAAGATTGCCAAATTGCGTTTTGACCGTGCTCAATTATTAGGTTACGCTACTCACGCCCATTTTGTTTTGGAAGAAAGAATGGCACAAAGTCCTGAAAAAGTATTGTCGTTCTCGAATGATTTATTAGCAAAAGCAAAACCGGCTGCGCTAAAAGAATTTGAAGAGTTGACGGCTTTCGCCAAAAAGTTAGACGGAATCGAACAATTGGAAAAATGGGACGGTGGCTATTATGCTGAAAAATTAAAACAACAGTTATTCAATTTGGATGACGAAAAGTTGAAACCATATTTCCAGTTAGAAAAAGTGTTAAACGGTGCTTTTACGATAGCTGATAAATTATACGGTTTAACATTTACCGAAATATTTGACATTGACAAATACCATCCTGAGGTAATGACATATGAAGTAACCGACGAGAAAAAAGATTTAGTCGCTATTTTCTACGCTGATTTTTTCCCTCGAAAAGGAAAACGTAACGGTGCTTGGATGACTTCCTTCAAATCACAATATGTAAAAGACGGCGTTAACGAAAGACCTCATGTATCTAACGTTTGTAATTTCACCAAACCAACTGAAACTAAACCATCGTTATTAACATTTAATGAAGTTACTACTTTGTTTCATGAATTTGGACACGGATTACACGGAATGTTAGCCAACACCATTTACCCAAGTTTATCTGGTACATCGGTATTTTGGGATTTTGTAGAATTGCCTAGTCAAGTGATGGAAAACTGGTGTTACGCACCAGAAGCTTTGGCTTTGTTCGCAACGCATTACCAAACAGGCGAAGTGATACCGCAAGAATTTGTAGAAAAAATCAAAGAAAGCGCGAGTTTCCACGAAGGATTGGCTACCATGCGTCAGTTGAGTTTTGGACTTTTAGACATGGGTTGGCACGGACAAGATCCTTCGGGAATTACTTCTATCAAAGCATTCGAAACCCAACAATTTGAATCGACTAGATTATACCCTGAAGTTGCCGAAAATGCTATGAGTACGGCTTTCTCACATATTTTTCAAGGTGGATATTCATCAGGATATTATAGTTATAAATGGGCTGAAGTTTTGGATGCAGATGCTTTTGAATTCTTCCAAGAAAAAGGAATTTTTAATAGAGAAGTTGCTACCAAATTCAAAGACAATGTCCTTTCTAAAGGTGGAACAGAACCACCAATGGAATTGTACAAACGCTTTAGAGGACAAGAACCTAAGCCTGATGCTTTGTTGAAAAGAGCGGGGCTAATTTAA
- a CDS encoding ATP-binding protein: MILRELTERVKAKLNKGKAILLIGPRQVGKTTLVNALLEGIPFLFLDGDDAVVVDTLANANTETLKSIIGNYKYVFIDEAQRIPNIGLKLKIIVDQIKDVQVIVSGSSAFDINHLTQEPLTGRKFEYHLFPISWNEFENNVGYIKAQQQLELRLLYGMYPDVITNFGNEYEILKNLVSSYLYKDVLSLAGIRKSEVLEKILQALALQVGSEVSYNEIAQLVGVDKNTVSNYIDLLEKAFVIFRLNSFSKNIRNEIKANRKIYFYDNGVRNMLIGNFNSLEFRQDKGALWENFLVSERMKKLSYADSLARPYFWRTTAQQEIDYIEANADAVSAFEFKWSPLKKVKLPKSFDEAYHPEYLVVTKENFREFVK; encoded by the coding sequence ATGATTTTAAGAGAATTAACAGAGCGAGTAAAAGCAAAATTAAACAAAGGCAAGGCAATCCTGCTTATTGGACCAAGGCAAGTTGGTAAAACTACTTTGGTCAATGCGTTGTTAGAGGGAATTCCATTTCTGTTTTTAGATGGAGATGATGCTGTCGTGGTCGATACTTTGGCGAATGCCAATACCGAAACCCTAAAAAGTATCATCGGGAATTACAAATACGTTTTTATTGATGAGGCACAACGGATTCCAAATATTGGTTTGAAATTGAAAATTATTGTGGACCAAATAAAAGATGTGCAAGTGATTGTGAGTGGTTCTTCTGCTTTTGATATCAATCACCTTACCCAAGAACCGCTTACTGGTCGCAAATTTGAGTATCATTTATTCCCGATTTCGTGGAATGAATTCGAGAACAATGTGGGTTACATTAAAGCGCAGCAGCAATTAGAACTGCGTTTGTTGTACGGAATGTATCCAGATGTGATCACCAATTTTGGAAACGAATATGAAATTTTGAAAAACTTAGTTTCCAGTTATTTGTACAAAGACGTTTTGAGTTTGGCGGGCATTCGAAAATCGGAAGTGTTGGAGAAAATCCTGCAAGCTTTGGCGTTACAAGTTGGGAGCGAAGTGAGTTATAACGAAATTGCACAATTAGTAGGCGTAGATAAAAACACGGTCAGTAATTATATTGATTTGCTCGAAAAAGCTTTTGTGATTTTTAGATTGAATAGTTTTAGTAAAAACATTCGAAACGAAATCAAAGCCAATCGAAAAATTTATTTTTATGATAATGGAGTGCGCAACATGCTTATTGGTAATTTCAATTCCTTAGAGTTCCGGCAAGACAAAGGCGCATTGTGGGAGAATTTTTTGGTTTCTGAGCGAATGAAAAAGTTGTCTTATGCCGATAGTTTAGCTCGTCCTTATTTTTGGAGAACGACTGCTCAACAAGAAATTGATTATATAGAAGCGAATGCCGATGCAGTGAGTGCTTTTGAGTTCAAATGGTCTCCATTGAAAAAAGTAAAACTTCCAAAATCATTTGATGAAGCTTATCATCCTGAATATTTGGTGGTTACTAAAGAGAATTTTAGGGAGTTTGTGAAATAA